Below is a window of Synergistetes bacterium HGW-Synergistetes-1 DNA.
TTGCCGGGGTACAAAAAATTCCTACTGAAATAGCTGAAGAAATGGCTTTAAAATTTAGCAGAAACAGCGAATTGGGGGTACTGGCCAACACAGAAACAGAGAAAAAGCCTTGGGAAAAGCAGCCTCCATTTCCGCCTCTGAATGCTGCTGATTTTTCTCCTCTAGTTGAATTAGTACGCGCTAATGGGATATATCTTCCAAAGAAAGGTTGTTCTGAGCGGGCGATGGGGAGGGTGAAACGTTTGTCGGCGTTCAAAAACCCTGATTTCTATAAATCGCAGTCTATGCATTTGCCCACATATAATAAACCACGTATTATTTGTACGGCCTGGGAAACAGAAGAATATATCTGCATTCCGCGTGGTTTAGAAACGAATCTTTTGAATTTGATAGAAGGAGCCGGTTCTACAGTTACAATCCAAACGCTGTCTGGATCAGGGCGTTCAATAAAAATCGATTTTGTCGGTGAACTGTATGCCGAACAGAAAATGGCTGCAGAGGCACTTCTTTCCCATCATAACGGTGTTCTGTCCGCCACAACCGCTTTTGGAAAAACAGTTACGGCCGCTTTTGTTATCGCTGCCCACAAAGTGAATACCCTGGTTTTGGTCCATACCCAGGCCCTTATGAACCAATGGAAAACTTCACTGGAGCGGTTTTTGCAGATCGATGAATCTCTGTCTGAACAGCAAAAATGTCGCGGAAGAAAAAAACAATTATCTAAGGTCGGTCTCTTAGGCGGCGGTAAAAATAACATAAGCGGAATTATCGATGTTGCCATCATAGGTTCTTTAATAGATAAAGGTGATGCTAAACCTCTTGTAAGAGACTACGGGATGGTCATTGTGGATGAATGCCATCATGTACCTGCAGCTCGATTTGAAACTGTTTTACGTGAGGTTACAGCCAAATACGTTTATGGTTTGAGCGCAACACCTATTCGTCAGGATGGACACCATCCGATTATTTTTCAGCAATGCGGACCTATCCGTTACCGTGTCGATGCTAAAGAACAATCATTGCTTCGTGGATTGTCCCATACTTTGATACCACGCCTGACAAGGTTTAGAAAGCCGGTTACAGAACCTGAGCCATGGCAAATAACGGATGTGTACTCCGTACTAACGGAAAATAAGACACGAAATGACATGATTCTTCAAGATATTGCCCATGTGCTTAAGGGAAAAGGTACACCCCTGATCTTAACGGAGCGTGTAGAACATGCCAAAATGTTAACAGTAGAATTGCAAAAGATTCTTCCTGATGTGCATGTGTTCTTTTTGACTGGAAAGGGGAGTGCGAAAGAAAAGCAATCTGTTTTGAACGATTTGCGTAATTTGCCTGCGAACGAACCTTTGGCAATTGTCGCAACGGGGAAATATGTTGGAGAAGGATTCGATATGCCTAGGCTTGATACACTTTTCGTTACAATGCCGATCGCATGGAAAGGTACTGTGTCCCAATATGCCGGACGTCTGAATAGGATTTATGAAGATAAGCAAGAAGTTGTGGTTTATGATTATGTTGATATTCACGTACCGGTTTTGGAAAGGATGTATTATAAGCGCCTTGCAGCGTATTCGGCACTGGGCTTTTCTGTTCGAGCATTTCCGTCAGAGCCTGATCCAAAAATCGGGACCATCTTCAATGAACAGAGTTTTCTCTCTGTATTGTCTAATGATATGGAGCAGGCAACGAAAGAAATCCTCATTTTTAGCCCTTATCTCAGCAAGGGACGTGTAAGCCAGATGAAGAGGTTATTCGTGACCTCCCTTCAACAGGGAGCAAATGTCGTGGTGTTTACGCGTTCGCCAGAATCATTTTCAAATGCGTCCAGGCAAAAAGTATTCGATATGATTGCTGATCTAAAGAACGGCAATGTAAAGGTGATTGTGAAAGAACGTATTCACCAGAAGTTTGCCATTATCGATCGTCGAATTGTTTGGTATGGCAGCATTAACCTACTTTCGTATGGGAGAAGCGAGGAAAGTATGATGCGGTTTGAAAACCGCGAAATCGCCGAGGAATTGCTAATGGAAGTGGAAAAAGATATTCTTTAGACTCGGTGGTTTTGTCAATGTTTATGTAATATAACATCCTTGCAGCAATTTTGTCATAATACTTCTTTGCTTTTGCTCTTACGTTCGTTTTGAACGAGAGAGCGAACGCAAAAAAATATGAGATGCTATTATGGACCCTAAACAGCTGTAGGATAACTATCCAGGGTAAACTATAAAACTCAACACCGAATATCCTAACCCATCTACTCTCAACGAATTCAATCTTAATCTGTATTTACAACCGCTCACTATCGCTTCACCACAGCTCGTCACGCGACCGTATTTGTCGCAGCTTCACAATTGTAAACGCCGCTTGCCTATGCTTGCCAATTGCTCGTCAGGCCGGATGACCCTCCCAGCCCGTGTGGAAGCAAAGAAGTATGCAATGAAGCAGGCGGAAAGAACGAAGAAAGCCATGACCAATTTGCAGAAGATAGTCCCCGGGATGAGCGACTACGAAGCCTGGACCGAGACCATGCAGAAATACTGCATCACCCCCTATCCTCCCGAGATCCCGAAAGCGGAGGAGGAGCAGGAAAAGAAGAAGATGACTAAGGAGAAGAAGGGATAGATCTGCATCCTCTAATAGTGTCAAATGTGTAGGTCTGACCCCAATTGTGTTAATTAATTCATAAAAATAGCATTAATTTATTTATGATGATATAATGACAATGTTTATGAATTAATAAGTGAGGGGTGATATTTGGGTGACTAAAGAATTGAATGTGCTTGGGTTGCCTCTGCAACTCGAAGAACTTGAGGTCAAAGACAAGTTGCCATTGGCCTTTATAGGAGATTATGACTTTTACAGAGGTAAACTCCTTAATAAAGAGTTTCTTGTATTTCACTTCAAAGGGGATTACCTGTCGATCCCGCGCCTTCAAAAACACTTTGAAATAATACCAAGGTTCTTAGGAGTAACGGACCATTGTGTTTTATGGCTTAATAAAGTCAGCTCTGCAAGAAGAGAACGTTTGATAGAGAACAGTATCCCATTTTTTGTTGATGAAAAGATGGTATTTCTTCCGTTCTTGGGTACTCAGCTTGAGAAGCGCCAGGATGCAGCACTTAAACCACTTGCAGATAAATTCACGACAGCAGAGCAGTGCGTCTTTTTATGGATCTTGCATAACAAAACTTCAGAGTGCCCTATCAGCCGGATCAGGAATGACTTAAAGCTTTCTCAGGCCACTGTGGCAAGGGCTATGTTGCTTTTGATGCAATACGGACTTCTGACTTTCAGTGGTAAAGGAACGAGAAAGAAGTATTTCAGAATTGAGGCAAAACAGTTTTGGGAAACAGGTAATAAATATTTGCAGTCTCCCGTGCAAAAAAGGCTTTTCATGGAAGATGTTACGCCGTTGCAAA
It encodes the following:
- a CDS encoding helicase, translated to MNPTYDDLLRENALLRAEIDKLKRKLGMTSKALSSDFSISSTIDTDRISMDIQSHPHIHKHSSPDEKIELFMELFSGRTDVYAKRYENKRTGKSGYVPACNNEWVRGICEKPKIKCSKCPKRDLLPLTKAVIDCHLRGKDPHGEDVVGVYPMLSDETCRFLVADFDNDNWQDDVTVFGDVCNQHGLNVYVERSRSGNGAHIWFFFDKPISCTLARQLGSGLLTVAMEQRHNLSFASYDRFLPNQDTMPNGGFGNLIALPLQGLVRKKGYSEFVDEQFDAYPDQWAYLAGVQKIPTEIAEEMALKFSRNSELGVLANTETEKKPWEKQPPFPPLNAADFSPLVELVRANGIYLPKKGCSERAMGRVKRLSAFKNPDFYKSQSMHLPTYNKPRIICTAWETEEYICIPRGLETNLLNLIEGAGSTVTIQTLSGSGRSIKIDFVGELYAEQKMAAEALLSHHNGVLSATTAFGKTVTAAFVIAAHKVNTLVLVHTQALMNQWKTSLERFLQIDESLSEQQKCRGRKKQLSKVGLLGGGKNNISGIIDVAIIGSLIDKGDAKPLVRDYGMVIVDECHHVPAARFETVLREVTAKYVYGLSATPIRQDGHHPIIFQQCGPIRYRVDAKEQSLLRGLSHTLIPRLTRFRKPVTEPEPWQITDVYSVLTENKTRNDMILQDIAHVLKGKGTPLILTERVEHAKMLTVELQKILPDVHVFFLTGKGSAKEKQSVLNDLRNLPANEPLAIVATGKYVGEGFDMPRLDTLFVTMPIAWKGTVSQYAGRLNRIYEDKQEVVVYDYVDIHVPVLERMYYKRLAAYSALGFSVRAFPSEPDPKIGTIFNEQSFLSVLSNDMEQATKEILIFSPYLSKGRVSQMKRLFVTSLQQGANVVVFTRSPESFSNASRQKVFDMIADLKNGNVKVIVKERIHQKFAIIDRRIVWYGSINLLSYGRSEESMMRFENREIAEELLMEVEKDIL